One stretch of Thalassophryne amazonica chromosome 17, fThaAma1.1, whole genome shotgun sequence DNA includes these proteins:
- the LOC117529087 gene encoding transcription factor 4-like encodes MHHQQRMAALGTDKELSDLLDFSAMRNSDLKMFPTSMMFSPPVSSGKNGPTSLGSGHFSSTSTSASSSATSPPSFLLFSPPRCSYTCSLLFEFSWMMMRACRCTFVLWIQFYFENC; translated from the exons ATGCATCACCAGCAGCGGATGGCAGCTTTGGGAACAGACAAGGAGCTCAGTGACTTACTGGATTTCAGCGCG ATGCGAAACAGCGATTTGAAAATGTTCCCCACATCCATG ATGTTTTCCCCTCCTGTTAGCAGCGGAAAGAACGGACCGACTTCCCTGGGGAGTGGACATTTCTCCAGCACAAGTACGTCAGCTTCCTCCTCGGCCACTTCTCCACCCTCCTTCCTCCTCTTTTCTCCTCCTCGCTGCTCTTACACCTGCTCGCTGCTGTTTGAATTTTCCTGGATGATGATGCGTGCGTGCAGATGCACTTTTGTTTTGTGGATTCAGTTTTATTTTGAGAACTGCTGA